One window from the genome of Deltaproteobacteria bacterium CG2_30_66_27 encodes:
- a CDS encoding peptidoglycan-binding protein — MRNNRFSVHWLVRSAMVFAMLVVFDPRIPAADAGTTPTLGGGGTVTTGSAGGAESQGASSQLEKCDESLGTMAVVEDQNAAWYHQLSQYKLGSTVPVLRMMIQQSNCFVVVERGRAMRNMMQERELSKSGEMREGSSFQKGQMVAADYTMSPTITFSQKGTSRVGGALGGLFGGVGRRVVGAVAGGLKANESSTTLLLIDNRSGVQLAAAEGSAKNYDFNLFGGIFGRGGFGSAGGYTDTPEGKILTAAFMDSYNKLVKATRNYKAQTVKGGLGTGGRLGVQGGSTPASKELPNK, encoded by the coding sequence ATGAGAAACAATCGGTTTTCTGTGCATTGGTTGGTGCGTTCCGCGATGGTTTTCGCGATGTTGGTTGTTTTCGATCCACGGATCCCGGCCGCCGATGCGGGTACGACACCCACGCTGGGCGGGGGAGGGACGGTAACGACCGGCTCGGCGGGTGGGGCCGAATCTCAAGGTGCGAGCAGCCAGTTGGAAAAGTGCGACGAATCGCTGGGCACCATGGCGGTGGTGGAAGACCAGAACGCTGCCTGGTATCACCAACTATCCCAATACAAATTGGGTTCGACCGTGCCCGTACTGAGGATGATGATCCAGCAGTCGAACTGCTTTGTCGTGGTGGAACGCGGACGCGCCATGAGGAACATGATGCAGGAGCGGGAACTCAGCAAGTCCGGAGAGATGCGCGAAGGCAGCAGCTTCCAAAAAGGTCAGATGGTCGCGGCGGACTATACGATGAGTCCCACAATAACGTTCAGCCAGAAAGGGACTTCCCGCGTAGGAGGAGCTTTGGGAGGATTATTCGGCGGCGTCGGCAGGAGGGTAGTAGGCGCGGTGGCGGGCGGCCTCAAGGCGAACGAATCATCGACGACGCTCCTTCTGATCGATAATCGCTCGGGCGTTCAACTGGCGGCGGCCGAGGGCAGCGCGAAGAATTACGATTTCAACCTCTTCGGCGGCATCTTCGGCAGAGGAGGGTTCGGATCCGCCGGCGGTTATACCGATACGCCGGAAGGAAAGATCCTGACCGCCGCATTCATGGATTCGTACAACAAACTGGTCAAGGCGACACGTAATTACAAAGCGCAGACCGTAAAAGGAGGCTTGGGTACCGGCGGCAGGTTGGGTGTTCAAGGCGGATCAACGCCGGCCTCGAAGGAGCTTCCGAACAAGTAA